From a single Mycolicibacterium mengxianglii genomic region:
- a CDS encoding TIGR03086 family metal-binding protein: MPDVTYQQVSTPPIDELACAEATLTVLLSAIHPIAREDMSRQTPCREFDIAGLTEHLVSSITAIGGAAGAEFPDDDGDDAVDRRVVAAARSALDAWHRRGLDGTVSLGPGEFPAPAAVSILGLEFLVHGWDYAAAMDRELDVSDTLAQYVLDKAEAIITPEGREFAGFGQPVETRSDASAFERLLAFTGRSPQR, from the coding sequence ATGCCCGACGTGACTTACCAACAGGTGTCCACCCCACCCATCGACGAATTGGCTTGCGCGGAGGCCACACTGACGGTGCTGCTGAGCGCCATTCATCCCATTGCGCGTGAGGATATGTCCAGGCAGACTCCGTGCCGCGAGTTCGACATCGCCGGATTGACTGAGCACCTGGTCTCGTCCATCACCGCGATCGGCGGCGCTGCCGGCGCCGAATTTCCGGACGACGACGGCGACGACGCGGTAGACCGCCGGGTCGTCGCAGCGGCGCGGTCGGCACTGGATGCGTGGCATCGTCGTGGGCTGGACGGCACGGTGTCGCTGGGGCCCGGTGAGTTCCCCGCGCCGGCTGCCGTCAGCATCCTGGGGCTGGAGTTCCTGGTGCACGGCTGGGACTACGCAGCGGCCATGGACCGCGAACTCGACGTCTCGGACACGCTGGCCCAGTACGTGCTGGACAAGGCCGAGGCCATCATCACGCCGGAGGGCCGGGAATTCGCCGGCTTCGGCCAGCCCGTCGAGACTCGCAGTGATGCTTCGGCTTTCGAGCGGCTGCTGGCCTTCACCGGCCGTTCGCCGCAGCGGTAG
- a CDS encoding tyrosine-type recombinase/integrase, producing MPRQRMGPGEHGRISESASGGIFFASTYVRDGDGVRRRVERSSAKSIEDARRLLQRHLKQRRTPLSGQEVTDRTTLAELFELWIEAKADEDGVSEQTAGQYRAVWEKHGAGQLGALTVTELPTSRVNAHLKLMGATTQAKRLRMILRGMFTLAVGFDVLDVNPVREAKITKTATKTPKAATSDQFHQVRAAVRAYSEKQGPGPQPGAQLLAFVDLLTATGARPNEVLALRWSDVDLDADPPTVSITGTLIDHGRIVGKPLHRQDVRKGAAPAHTVFLPEFGVEALAAIEGRRGTDDPVFANRTGGWMSLANMRRALRAALPEDLSWITPHSFRRTVATVVRNAHGPAFAQQQLSHAKLDTTEKHYLERQTHGPDVRATLDAFMSGG from the coding sequence ATGCCTAGGCAGCGGATGGGGCCGGGTGAACATGGCCGGATCAGTGAAAGTGCCAGCGGCGGAATATTCTTCGCGTCGACGTACGTGCGCGACGGTGACGGGGTGCGGCGACGGGTGGAGCGGTCGAGCGCGAAGTCGATCGAGGACGCCCGACGACTCCTGCAACGGCATCTGAAACAGCGCCGAACTCCACTATCTGGCCAGGAGGTTACCGACCGCACCACGCTGGCCGAGTTGTTCGAACTGTGGATCGAGGCGAAGGCAGACGAGGATGGCGTGAGCGAACAGACAGCCGGTCAGTACCGGGCGGTCTGGGAGAAGCACGGCGCGGGCCAGCTCGGCGCTCTGACGGTGACGGAGTTGCCGACCAGCCGTGTCAATGCACACCTGAAACTGATGGGTGCGACCACACAGGCGAAGCGATTGCGGATGATCCTGAGAGGGATGTTCACTCTGGCGGTCGGTTTCGACGTTCTGGACGTAAACCCCGTCAGGGAAGCCAAGATCACCAAGACGGCTACGAAAACACCGAAGGCAGCGACGTCGGACCAGTTCCACCAGGTTCGGGCGGCGGTGCGGGCCTATTCGGAGAAACAGGGGCCGGGACCGCAGCCCGGTGCGCAGCTACTTGCGTTCGTCGATCTGTTGACGGCGACAGGGGCCAGACCCAACGAGGTGCTGGCGTTGCGGTGGTCCGATGTTGATCTTGATGCCGATCCCCCCACGGTGTCGATCACCGGGACCCTTATCGACCACGGCAGGATCGTTGGCAAGCCGCTGCACCGGCAGGACGTCAGGAAGGGCGCGGCACCGGCTCACACCGTGTTCCTCCCAGAGTTCGGCGTTGAGGCGCTGGCGGCCATCGAGGGCCGGCGGGGCACCGACGACCCGGTGTTCGCCAACCGGACGGGCGGGTGGATGTCGCTGGCCAATATGCGGCGGGCATTGCGCGCCGCGCTCCCAGAGGATCTGTCGTGGATCACTCCGCATTCATTCCGGCGCACCGTCGCCACGGTGGTCAGGAACGCTCACGGACCTGCTTTTGCGCAGCAGCAGCTGTCGCACGCGAAGCTCGACACCACCGAGAAGCACTATCTGGAACGGCAGACCCACGGCCCTGATGTACGGGCCACGCTGGATGCGTTCATGAGTGGTGGATGA
- the hisC gene encoding histidinol-phosphate transaminase, with the protein MTARLRPLMADLPAYTPGKTVPGAIKLASNETVDGPLPSVLAAIDNAAKTLNRYPDNGYLELKEHLAKHVDFAPENIAAGAGSVSLCQQLIQITASVGDEVMFGWRAFEVYPLQVRVAGATPIQVPLKDHTHDLDAMLAAVTDRTRLIFICNPNNPTSTVVDPDKLAAFVDAVPSDVLIAIDEAYVEYVRDGLVPDSLGLVRSHSNVVVLRTFSKAYGLAGARVGYAVGDPEIITALGKVYVPFTATSLSQAAAIASIDAAEELMARTDAVVEERTRVAAALRHAGYELPDSQANFVWLPLGPGRTADFVEQAANARLLVRPYGTDGVRVTIGAPYENDAFLEFAQGWI; encoded by the coding sequence ATGACCGCCCGACTGCGCCCGTTGATGGCCGACCTTCCGGCCTACACGCCAGGCAAAACAGTTCCCGGCGCGATCAAGCTGGCCAGCAACGAAACCGTCGACGGACCGCTGCCCAGCGTGCTCGCTGCGATCGACAACGCCGCCAAGACGCTGAACCGCTACCCGGACAACGGCTACCTCGAACTCAAGGAACACCTGGCCAAGCACGTCGACTTCGCGCCGGAGAACATCGCCGCCGGCGCCGGTTCGGTGAGCCTGTGTCAGCAGCTGATCCAGATCACCGCCTCGGTGGGCGACGAGGTGATGTTCGGCTGGCGGGCCTTCGAGGTGTACCCGCTGCAGGTGCGTGTGGCCGGCGCCACCCCGATCCAGGTCCCGCTGAAAGATCACACCCACGATCTGGACGCGATGCTGGCCGCGGTCACCGACCGCACCCGGCTGATCTTCATCTGCAACCCCAACAATCCGACCTCCACGGTCGTCGACCCGGACAAGCTCGCCGCGTTTGTCGACGCCGTACCCAGCGATGTCCTGATCGCCATCGACGAGGCCTACGTCGAGTACGTCCGCGACGGGTTGGTACCCGACAGCCTGGGGCTGGTGCGCAGCCACTCCAACGTGGTGGTGCTGCGGACGTTCTCCAAGGCCTACGGACTGGCCGGCGCCCGCGTCGGTTACGCCGTCGGAGATCCGGAGATCATCACCGCGCTCGGCAAGGTCTACGTACCCTTCACCGCCACCAGCCTCAGCCAGGCCGCCGCCATCGCCTCGATCGACGCCGCCGAGGAACTGATGGCCCGCACCGACGCCGTCGTCGAGGAACGGACCAGGGTGGCGGCGGCGCTGCGCCACGCGGGGTATGAGCTGCCGGACTCACAAGCCAACTTCGTCTGGTTGCCGCTGGGGCCCGGCCGGACAGCCGATTTTGTGGAACAGGCCGCGAACGCCCGGCTCCTGGTACGGCCGTACGGCACTGACGGCGTACGGGTGACCATCGGGGCCCCGTACGAGAACGACGCCTTCCTGGAATTCGCCCAGGGCTGGATCTGA